The window TGCCCAAGAGAAGAACCTCTGGCTCATGATTGCCCGATGGAAATACTTAATGAATGTTGAACCAAACGGTCAACGCTATTTAGGGAAGTACATGCTTCTTGCCTCTTCTATCTCACGTCTCATATCTCACGTCTATTATCTATTCTTCCTATCGGTATGCCAGCTTCAAAGCGGGCGAATAAAGATGTATGTTTATACTTCAAATGAGCCCAATGAAGAAGATGGTATGCCTGAGACTAGCCTGAAAATTTCGAACTTTGAAATTTTCAAATGCATGCAAATCAAGCTAGACCCATTAATAAGTTTGAACCTGCTTAAAAAGACAACTCTAAATAATTGGACTTCATTTGATTATTCTCTAATTGGCGTTTTTCAGCACGCCCTAAATAGGGAAAAGAGGTTTTTAATCTCTTGTATCTTTACTCTTGCTTCTTGTCTCTTAAATTAGTCTCATTTCCCATCCACAATCTCCAAAATCGGCTGCCCTGTGGCTCCATTTGGAAGACGGGTACCAAGCATAATAGATAAGGTCGGTGCGATATCGGTAACTGTCACATATCTTGAGCTACTGCCTGCTTTAACTCCCCATCCCATAAATACAATCGGCACATGGGTATCATAAGTATAACCTGTTCCGTGCGTGGTACCTTTATATGAACTACTTAACCAAGCGGGCTCCAAAATCAATAATAAATCTCCTGAAGCTTTGTGATTGAAACCCATTTGAAGTAAAGATTTTTTCCCTTGGGTATACTCAAATTTCTTCATATCAGTAGCGGTATACACTTCTTTGATTCCTTCAAAACCAAGAAGGAAGTCAGCCAAGGATCTTTGGATTTCTTCTACGGCTACTCCTTTTTCTTTGGCTAAAGTATGATTGATAAATACCTGCTCGTTTGAAAAATTCGAGATCCAATTTCCTTCACCAAATTTCTCCGAAGTAAACCCTCTCATTTGTGTCAGGATAAATCTATTATTGAAATTACCAGCAGGAATATGCTCACTTTTCATATAATCCACAATATCGGCTACAGCGTGATCTGCTGTCAAGAAAACTAAATATTCATCCTTCCCATATTCTTTATCCAGGTAAGCAAAAAACTTCTCCAACTCCCTGTCTAGTCTAAGGTAATTATCTTCCACTTCTACAGAAGTTGGTCCAAACCTGTGTCCAATATAATCCGGAGAAGAAAAACTCACTGCTAGCAGATCTGTCTCCCCATTTTTTCCCAACTGCTCACCTTCCAAAGCCGCATAGGCCATATCCAAAGTAATGGAGTTTCCATAAGGAGTGGTAGAAATCAAGCCAAATCCTCCATTATCTTTCATCAATGATTTCAAATCATAAGGAAATGCTGTATTGTCTTTTCCAATAAACGGCCCTTCGAATTCATTGTCATCAGCAATACTTTGTACATAAGTCTCAATTGGAAAAAGTGTCTCCCACTTGTCAGAAAGATACTTTTCTGCTAATTTTTTATTATTAAAGGCTTTCACCCATGCTGGCAATTCATTGTAATAGTAGGTCGATGTCATGAAATTACCAGTCTTACTATCAAACCAATAAGCATCTCCCAAATGTCCGGCAGGCAAAGACGCTCCTCTATCTTTGATCGCAAGGGCAACTACTTTTGAACGCTTATTTGTAGAAAATCTCAATTCATCAGAAATCGTCGTAGAAAGCATATTTCTTGGTGAAATCTGACCATTTCCCTCAGAACCTCCAACTGCTATCACTGTACTGTCTTCAGCACAATAAATACTTCTTCCCAGACTTCTTACAAACCAATTGTTCGCAATCACACCATGTGTGGCAGGAGTAGCTCCAGTGTAAACAGATGCATGCCCAGGTCCTGTGTAGGTTGGAATGTAATTGTAATGGGCATTTTTCATCACAAAACCATCATTCATCAACCTTTTGAAACCACCTTCACTGAAGCGATCTTGGTATTTATAAAAATATTCTTGTCTCATCTGATCGACCACAATTCCAACAACAAGCTTGGGTTTTGATTTTTCCTGCGCAAAAGCAGAAAAACAAATGATCATTGCAAATAAGGAAAGTACAAATGTCTTTTTCATTGTTTCTTTTTATTTATTGCTACAAATATAGGGATTCATAATGAAGCCAAAATGACCTTTGTGTTAAATCGTAAAATTGCTTTTAAACAAGTCTATTTGGATGATTAAAAAAACATTAGAATTAGATTTTGACCAATGGTTTCCTGAATTTCGGAAATGAAACGTATCTTTCCTTTTCATTTCAGTCAAAATATACCTAATCATGAAAAGAAAGCTTGTTTATTTATTTGCCATCATTTTATTCAGTTCTACTGCTTTTTCGCCAAGCTTTGCACAGTCTTGGTTTGATGATGGCTTGAGTCCTGAATTTCATCAAGGAAGAAGAGATTTGCTCAGAGAAAAAATGCCGGAAAATGCTGTAGCTGTATTTTTCAACAACCCGGTCAAAAACAGATCAAATGATACCCATTTTGAATACAGACCAAATTCAGACTTTTACTATCTGACTGGTTTCAGAGAGCCGAATTCGGCTTTGATCGTGTTCAAAACTCCTCAAATGATCGATGGGCAAGAAGTGAATGAAGTGATCTTTGTTCAAAAAAGAGATCCAAGAACAGAACAGTGGGAAGGTGAAAGATTGGGAATCGAAGGTGTTAAAGAAAAGTTAGGATTTAAATCAGTCTTCTTAAATGCAGATTTTCTAAAAAACCCAGTATTTGATTTTTCAGCATTTACACAGATTCTATCTTTCAATTTACCTGAGATTGAAGGGGGCAGACACAATGCAGAATTAAGAGCCATGACAGAGGCTTTCAAAGCCGTAAATACAAGTCCAGCAAGACCTGCAGATCAGGTGCTCAGCCAGATCATGAATCAGATGAGAGCGGTTAAAACATCAGAGGAATTAGTTCTTTTGAAAAAAGCAATCGAAATCTCTGGACATGGACATATTGAATCCTTCAAATCCATCAAACCAGGAGTTTCTGAAAGAGCCATACAAGGTGTCCATGAATTTGTGCATAAAGCCATGGGTGCAGAATACGTGGGCTATGGTTCTATCGCCGGAGCTGGCAACAACAGTACGATTCTACATTATGTTTACAACAGTGTTAGAGACCTAAAAGAAGGTGTGATGCTGATGGATATAGGTGCAGAGTACAGAGGCTATTCAGGAGATATTACGAGAACAGTACCTGTAAAAGGCAAATTCTCTGCTGAAGAAAAAGCCATATATGAAATCGTCCTAAAAGCATTGGAAGAGAGTACAAAAGCAAGTAAGCCAGGTTCTAGTTTCCAAGAAATCGGTGCGATTTCCAAAGAAATTATCGACAAAGGCTTAGCCGATTTAGGAATCATCGAAGCCGGAGCAAGACACCCTTATTTCCCTCATGGCATTGGTCATCACTTAGGTTTGGATGTACATGACAGAGGTGGATATGGAGCTTTTGAACCAGGAATGGTCTTCACTATCGAGCCAGGAATTTATATTCCAAAAGGTGCAGATTGCGATCCGAAGTGGTGGGGAATAGGAATTCGTGTGGAAGACAATATCTTGATCACTGAAAATGGCTATGAAAACCTAAGTGAATTCGTCCCTCGAACTATCGCTGATATTGAGAAAACCATGAAAGAAGAAGGGATTTTGCAGAAGTTGATGAAGTCGATGTAGTGATTATATTGTACTAAGTACCATGTACAATGTACCAAGACACCTACTTATTAAAATTCTCTTGAATGAGTCATAAAAAAACCACTGAATCTTTAAATTTCAGCGGTTTTTTTTTACTCCAAACTTGAGCATTGTTCTACAGATAGGTATCAAACTGGCATTAATTCAAAATCATTCATGAACAAAATCTGCGCAATCCACGCACCTGCCTCTCTCTGGGAGGATCTGCGTGCGATTCATCCTTTCCTCAGTCTTTCTTCTTCAAATCCCCTCTCTTGATAGATTGGATGAACTGTGACCAAGCGAATGGATCAAGTAGTCTGAAAGGCCTTGGACCATAACGATCTTGAATTTGCATCATCTGTCCTTGCTGCACACCACGGAAGTTTTCATTCCCTGAAGCTGGCATATTCTCAGCCCATCTTAAAAGTGTTTCTGGACTCATGTTCCCTCGTGTGTTAGGAGCATCATAATTCATTGCCAACACAGCACGCTTAAATTCTTCTTCAGAAGGATAAGGCATCACTTCTATCTCTTTCAATACTATTTCATCCTCTTGCATGGTGATGATAAGACTGACTTTATCTTCTTCCAAATTTTCAGGAATGGTAAATGTTTGCCTCTTTAAACCGATAAAAGTGAATACAACAGAATCACCTTCTAATACGGGCATAGAAAAGTATCCAAATCTTCCAGAACTCGTCCCCCTACCCTTTTTGGGAACGTATACGTTCACTCCAGGCACAGCATCTGTACTGTCAGCATTTAAGATGATCCCAGAAAGTTGGATCACTCTTCTCTCCTTTTGATCTTGCGCTTGTAGATTTTGAAAAAATAGCAAGAGCATCAAGGAAAAGACAAGTGAGGCTATATATTTTTTATTGCGTGTCAATTTTTTTGCTTTTATTTTAATTACGGCTTAGAAAAGCCTATGTTTAAATCACGGTATAATAATAGCCTATTTTCGGCTGATTTACTCAATATTCAACCCGATTTATTCGTTAAAAGTTATTAATGAGACTCAAAAATATAAGTTTGAATTATGGAATGAGGGTCTTCAAAGCACTTTCAGAAGAGCCTAGAGTACGAATTATCCATCTTTTGATTCAAAACAAAGAGTTATCCATCTCCGATTTGGAACATATTCTTGATTTCACCCAAACCAAGACAAGTCGACATTTGATTTATCTCAAAAATGCAGGATTAGTCGGTAGCCGACGAGTGGATCAATGGACTTTTTATTACATCTTGGAAGAGGCAATCGAAATCATTAATCAGATTTTTAAGTTTATACAAAAAGACATCAGCTTGATCAAAGATCAGGAGGTCTATGAAATTTTACATTCTAACCGGGAGTTGGCCATCAACAAAATCCAAAACAACCCCTACCGCAAATAAAAATTAGTGAAAAAATATCAACACATTTTCTTCGATTTAGATCATACCCTTTGGGATTATGACCGCAATGTTCAGGAATCACTCACTGAACTGCATGATGTTCATCAACTGAATGGACTTGGAATAAAAGACGCTCAAGCGCTAATTCAGGCATTCTATAATGTCAATTTCAAGCTTTGGGCATTGTATGATGTCGGTAAAATAGACAGAGATAGCCTTCGAGCTACCCGTTTTAAGTTAGTCTTCGAAAACGCGGGAGTTGATCCAGAAAGTGTACCTGAACTTTTTGAGCCTGACTTTATGCATCGAACTTCCTCGAAGAATTACCTTCTTCCTTATGCAATAGAAATTTTGGAGTACCTGAAACCCAAATATCCGATGCATATCATCACCAATGGTTTCAACGAAAGTCAAGCTAAAAAACTCAATGCCTCAGGATTGAGTCCTTATTTTGATCTGATCGTCACTTCTGAGACTACAGGTCACAAGAAGCCTGATCCTAGAATATTCCAATATGCACTTGATAATTTAGGAATCAACAATCAGGATGTCATCATGATTGGCGACAACCCAAATTCAGACATTCTCGGAGCCATCAATGCCAATATCGATCAAGTCTATTTTGATCCACATAGCAAAGGAATAGAAATGAAACCAACCCATACGATCAAGCACTTGAAGGAATTGGAGAAATTTCTGTGATTAGAAATAAGTTGATGTTAGTTTTAGGGGAATTTATCCAAATCATGAAAAAACAAATCCTGATCTTACTTTTTATCATCTCCTCATTTTCGGTTTCAGCTCAAAGTTATGATATCGGCATCCATGGAGGTGTATTTACGCCAATTGACTTTTGGTATTATGTAGATGGCGAAATAGGAGCCAGTACAGGGATAAAATTCAATTATCATTTCAACGAAAAGCTTACACTTTCTTCAAATTATTTTCACGGATATTTTCACTTTTCACCAGCTGGCGCAGAGGAAAGAATAAATGGACAGAGAATTGGAAGAGAGAGGTCTAGAGCTACTTACAATGCGGTGTCTTTTGTTTTCTTGAGAAAATTCAAATTGAAAAACAACTGGGAGTTTCATGCAGGAACAGGAGTAGGCTACTTCTTAGAGCATTGGGAGGGAGAAAAGAATTATTTATCTGGAATAAAACGATATAAAAGAGACTTTACAATGCCCATAGAAGTTAATTTTAATAAGCAGGTGAATGAAAATTTAGTCATTGGAATC is drawn from Belliella baltica DSM 15883 and contains these coding sequences:
- the pafA gene encoding alkaline phosphatase PafA, with amino-acid sequence MKKTFVLSLFAMIICFSAFAQEKSKPKLVVGIVVDQMRQEYFYKYQDRFSEGGFKRLMNDGFVMKNAHYNYIPTYTGPGHASVYTGATPATHGVIANNWFVRSLGRSIYCAEDSTVIAVGGSEGNGQISPRNMLSTTISDELRFSTNKRSKVVALAIKDRGASLPAGHLGDAYWFDSKTGNFMTSTYYYNELPAWVKAFNNKKLAEKYLSDKWETLFPIETYVQSIADDNEFEGPFIGKDNTAFPYDLKSLMKDNGGFGLISTTPYGNSITLDMAYAALEGEQLGKNGETDLLAVSFSSPDYIGHRFGPTSVEVEDNYLRLDRELEKFFAYLDKEYGKDEYLVFLTADHAVADIVDYMKSEHIPAGNFNNRFILTQMRGFTSEKFGEGNWISNFSNEQVFINHTLAKEKGVAVEEIQRSLADFLLGFEGIKEVYTATDMKKFEYTQGKKSLLQMGFNHKASGDLLLILEPAWLSSSYKGTTHGTGYTYDTHVPIVFMGWGVKAGSSSRYVTVTDIAPTLSIMLGTRLPNGATGQPILEIVDGK
- a CDS encoding aminopeptidase P N-terminal domain-containing protein, translating into MKRKLVYLFAIILFSSTAFSPSFAQSWFDDGLSPEFHQGRRDLLREKMPENAVAVFFNNPVKNRSNDTHFEYRPNSDFYYLTGFREPNSALIVFKTPQMIDGQEVNEVIFVQKRDPRTEQWEGERLGIEGVKEKLGFKSVFLNADFLKNPVFDFSAFTQILSFNLPEIEGGRHNAELRAMTEAFKAVNTSPARPADQVLSQIMNQMRAVKTSEELVLLKKAIEISGHGHIESFKSIKPGVSERAIQGVHEFVHKAMGAEYVGYGSIAGAGNNSTILHYVYNSVRDLKEGVMLMDIGAEYRGYSGDITRTVPVKGKFSAEEKAIYEIVLKALEESTKASKPGSSFQEIGAISKEIIDKGLADLGIIEAGARHPYFPHGIGHHLGLDVHDRGGYGAFEPGMVFTIEPGIYIPKGADCDPKWWGIGIRVEDNILITENGYENLSEFVPRTIADIEKTMKEEGILQKLMKSM
- a CDS encoding carboxypeptidase-like regulatory domain-containing protein, whose product is MLLLFFQNLQAQDQKERRVIQLSGIILNADSTDAVPGVNVYVPKKGRGTSSGRFGYFSMPVLEGDSVVFTFIGLKRQTFTIPENLEEDKVSLIITMQEDEIVLKEIEVMPYPSEEEFKRAVLAMNYDAPNTRGNMSPETLLRWAENMPASGNENFRGVQQGQMMQIQDRYGPRPFRLLDPFAWSQFIQSIKRGDLKKKD
- a CDS encoding ArsR/SmtB family transcription factor, whose translation is MRLKNISLNYGMRVFKALSEEPRVRIIHLLIQNKELSISDLEHILDFTQTKTSRHLIYLKNAGLVGSRRVDQWTFYYILEEAIEIINQIFKFIQKDISLIKDQEVYEILHSNRELAINKIQNNPYRK
- a CDS encoding YjjG family noncanonical pyrimidine nucleotidase → MKKYQHIFFDLDHTLWDYDRNVQESLTELHDVHQLNGLGIKDAQALIQAFYNVNFKLWALYDVGKIDRDSLRATRFKLVFENAGVDPESVPELFEPDFMHRTSSKNYLLPYAIEILEYLKPKYPMHIITNGFNESQAKKLNASGLSPYFDLIVTSETTGHKKPDPRIFQYALDNLGINNQDVIMIGDNPNSDILGAINANIDQVYFDPHSKGIEMKPTHTIKHLKELEKFL